The genomic interval CAGGTCGTACAGGGAAACCCAACGTACAATACCTTGTGGATCAACGATGAATGTAGCGCGGTAAGCGATCTTTTCGTTAGCTTCCAGGATACCCAGTTCGTCAGCCAGTGACTTGGAAGTGTCAGCCAGCATTGGGAACTGCAGACCACGCAGGTCTTCATGATCCCTTCTCCATGCAACGTGTACGTATTCTGTATCAGTTGATGCACCGATCAGGATAGCATCACGGTCAACGAAATCCTGGTAGTGCTTGTTGAACTCAGCGATCTCTGTAGGACAAACGAACG from Chitinophaga filiformis carries:
- a CDS encoding peroxiredoxin, which produces MKNVTLSLGSKFPEFKKTAVVSIEKGKEFYELSSEELKNSGKWLVMFWWPKDFTFVCPTEIAEFNKHYQDFVDRDAILIGASTDTEYVHVAWRRDHEDLRGLQFPMLADTSKSLADELGILEANEKIAYRATFIVDPQGIVRWVSLYDLNVGRNVKEVLRVLDALQTDELCPCNWEKGEATLSGKAN